The following coding sequences are from one Arachis duranensis cultivar V14167 unplaced genomic scaffold, aradu.V14167.gnm2.J7QH unplaced_Scaffold_44922, whole genome shotgun sequence window:
- the LOC107472307 gene encoding uncharacterized protein LOC107472307 — protein sequence MDAPRRVTIKEAGAPDYVLQPLHVTHPNLNANFELKTALINLLPKFHGLPAQDPIRHLKDFHHICSTTRREGSDEVAIWLFAFPFSLEDKAKEWFYTLSSEVTSDWDLLRRGFLDKFLPPEKMDRLRKEMSCIVQGKTEPLYEYWERFRKLLDACPNHMLDTQVLLGYICQGMREQDRTLLDTSSNGSLSKYKTAEEAWQLIIDLAESNQHMRRRVNRSRTVNEISTSSETTALTQSLNEMTSILKQLQLNQQQSQPQSYQQHPPPPQQHNQQLVPQRVCGIYSCYSHYTDECPSLQEDNTLAATHNFYDRPNQGYYQGGNPNQGYSYQGGGSHNQGSGYNNQNWRDNHQQGNNQDETLRTIIQGQKELQNTLASGLTGLTSTLQALLARMDTPSTSTPQPPIQSVIPSQPQPNPKGGINAITLRSGTQLKRKEAKDSSLITTVQEEERIDIEEVVEEETPQATVEDEVQPTRENDSGD from the coding sequence ATGGACGCTCCGAGGAGAGTTACCATCAAGGAAGCGGGTGCACCGGATTATGTCCTTCAACCCCTTCACGTAACTCACCCCAACTTGAATgctaactttgaattgaagaccgCTTTGATCAACCTCCTACCTAAGTTTCATGGGCTTCCCGCACAAGATCCTATTCGACATCTCAAGGACTTCCATCACATATGTTCAACTACTAGACGGGAAGGGTCCGATGAAGTtgctatatggttgtttgctttccctttctctcttgagGACAAAGCTAAAGAATGGTTCTACACCCTCTCTAGTGAAGTTACCTCCGATTGGGACTTACTTAGAAGGggattcttggataaattcctACCTCCGGAGAAGATGGATAGGTTAAGGAAGGAAATGTCTTGTATTGTGCAAGGTAAGACGGAACCACTCTATGAGTATTGGGAACGGTTCCGTAAGCTACTAGATGCATGCCCCAATCACATGCTCGACACTCAAGTATTGCTTGGATACATATGTCAAGGGATGCGAGAGCAAGATAGAACTCTCTTGGACACTTCTAGCAATGGTTCTTTGTCCAAATATAAAACCGCGGAGGAGGCATGGCAACTTATTATTGACTTGGCCGAATCCAATCAACATATGAGGCGAAGAGTCAATCGTTCAAGGACCGTGAATGAGATATCAACTAGTAGTGAAACCACCGCTCTAACTCAATCCTTGAATGAGATGACATCCATCTTGAAACAACTCCAATTGAACCAACAACAATCACAACCTCAATCATACCAACAACACCCTCCACCACCTCAACAACACAACCAACAATTGGTCCCTCAAAGAGTATGTGGCATTTACTCTTGCTACTCTCACTACACGGATGAGTGCCCAAGCCTTCAAGAAGACAATACCTTGGCGGCTACCCAcaatttctatgaccgccccaatcaagggtactacCAAGGCGGTAATCCTAACCAAGGGTACTCTTATCAAGGAGGAGGAAGCCACAACCAAGGAAGTGGAtacaataatcaaaattggagaGACAACCATCAACAAGGGAACAATCAAGATGAAACACTTCGAACCATTATCCAAGGTCAAAAGGAACTACAAAACACACTTGCTTCCGGCCTCACCGGCCTCACCTCTACActacaagctcttcttgcacgcATGGATACACCATCAACTTCTACTCCTCAACCCCCAATCCAAAGTGTCATTCCCTCTCAACCTCAACCAAATCCAAAAGggggcatcaatgccatcacccttAGGTCCGGTACGCAACTAAAAAGGAAGGAAGCGAAGGATTCAAGCCTTATCACAACCGTCCAAGAAGAGGAGAGGATAGACATAGAAGAAGTAGTGGAAGAGGAGACACCACAAGCCACAGTTGAGGATGAAGTCCAACCAacaagggagaacgactcgggagattaa
- the LOC107472306 gene encoding uncharacterized protein LOC107472306: protein MDTPSNPTPQPPIQSVIPSQPQPNPKGGINAITLRSGTQLKEKGAKDSNPITTAQEEERINIDEVVEEETPQVIVEDEEAQPTKETPKTKRTLEEEIAQPLPFPTLTKKARKRVELDPKMIETFKKVEVTIPLFDAIHQVPRYAKFLKDLCMNKDRILELETIPLGSSISALMGALPEKCDDPGPCMVTCTVNGVQFIDCMCDLRACVSIMPLSVYRVLKLPPLKRSTARFVLADKSIIIVTGVAEDVLVNIKGLVFPIDFYVLEMPSSETERASSILLGRPFLRTSRFKLDAYSGTYSFETDGRVVSFSLEEAMNHPPENHSLF from the coding sequence ATGGATACACCATCAAATCCCACTCCTCAACCCCCAATCCAAAGCGTCATTCCCTCTCAACCTCAACCCAATCCTAAGGgaggcatcaatgccatcaccctaagatCCGGAACACAATTAAAAGAGAAGGGAGCAAAGGATTCAAACCCCATCACAACCGCTCAAGAGGAAGAGAGAATAAATATAGATGAGGTAGTGGAAGAGGAGACACCACAAGTCATAGTTGAGGATGAAGAAGCTCAACCAACAAAAGAGACCCCCAAGACTAAgagaaccttggaagaagaaattgCTCAACCACTCCCATTTCCAACACTTACAAAGAAAGCTAGGAAGCGCGTAGAACTCGACCCCAAAATGATAGAAACGTTCAAGAAAGTCGAGGTAACCATCCCCCTCTTTGATGCTATCCATCAAGTTCCTAGATATGCAAAATTCCTTAAAGATCTATGCATGAACaaggatagaattcttgaattggAAACCATCCCATTGGGGAGTTCTATTTCCGCTTTAATGGGAGCATTGCCCGAGAAATGTGATGATCCAGGCCCTTGTATGGTCACTTGCACCGTCAATGGAGTTCAATTCATAGATTGTATGTGTGACCTtagagcatgtgttagtatcaTGCCTCTCTCCGTCTACCGGGTATTGAAGTTGCCACCACTAAAAAGGTCGACGGCAAGATTTGTCCTAGCGGATAAAAGCATAATAATCGTGACGGGTGTTGCGGAAGATGTACTGGTGAATATCAAAGGGTTGGTGTTTCCGATTGACTTCTATGTCCTTGAAATGCCATCAAGCGAAACCGAGAGAGCATCATCcatcctacttggaagaccatttttGAGAACTTCTAGATTTAAGCTAGATGCCTACTCGGGAACCTACTCATTTGAGACAGATGGGAGAGTCGTAAGTTTTAGCCTAGAAGAAGCAATGAATCATCCACCGGAGAATCACTCTCTATTCTAG